The region TGCCGGGCCGGTAGCCGGTCCATGGTGGACTTCTGCGCCGAACACGACATCCCGGTGCAGCGGTGCGGCAAGCTGATCGTCGCCACCGACGAGGCGGAGTTGCCCCGGCTGAGGGCGCTGCACGAGCGGGCGCTCGCCAACCGGCTGCCGGTCCGCCTGCTCACCCCCACCCAGGCCGCCGAGTACGAGCCGGCGGTCCGGTGCGTCGGGGCGCTGCGGGTCGAGTCCACCGGCATCGTCGACTTCACCGAGGTCTGCACCGCGCTGGCCACCCTGGCGGGGAAGGCGGGCGCCCGGATCCGGCTCGGTGCCCGGGTCACCGGCATCACCACCCGCCGAGGGGGCCCGGCCGGCGCCGAGGAACTGGTGCTGACCAGTACGGCCGGCGAGGTGGTGGCGGACGTACTGGTCAACTGCGCCGGGCTGCACGCCGATCGGGTGGCCCGGCTGGCCGGGGTCACCCCGTCGGCGCGGATCGTCCCGTTCCGGGGCGAGTACTACGAGCTGCGGCCGGAGCGGCGGGACCTGGTCCGGGGGCTGATCTACCCGGTGCCCGATCCACAGTTCCCGTTCCTCGGCGTACACCTGACCCGGATGATCGACGGCAGCGTGCACGCCGGTCCGAACGCGGTGCTGGCACTGGCCCGCGAGGGCTACTCGTGGGGGCGGATCAACCTGCCGGAGCTGGCCGACGCGGTCGGCTATCCGGGCCTGTGGCGACTGGCCCGAAAACATTTCGGGTACGGGCTGACCGAGGTACGCCGCTCGCTGTCCCGGCGACTGTTCGCCGCCAGCCTGGCCCGACTGGTGCCGGAGCTGACCGAACGGGACCTGGTGCCGAGCGCGGCCGGCGTACGCGCCCAGGCGATCGCCCGGGACGGGTCACTGGTCGACGACTTCCTCATCGTGGCGCAACGCCGTCAGGTGCACGTACTCAACGCGCCGTCGCCGGCCGCGACGAGCTCGTTGGAGATCGCGAAGCACATAGTGGCCCGGCTGCCGGAGTAGTTTCGCAGCTCACCGTGGACGAATTTCCATCCGCCGAGCGCCTCGACCGAGTGGGGGGTTTCGCCGCTGGTGCCCGACCCCGTACGGTGTCCGACGGACTGACCGGCCGCCCCCGGCCGGGGCGAGCGGGAGGTCACTGTGCGCGGGCGGCTGTTACTGATCGGTGCGGGACTGCTGGTGCTCTCCGGCTGTGGTGAGTCGGCCGCCGTGACCCGCGATGATCCTCCGCTGCCCATCCCGCCGGTGGTCAAGCTGCCGGCGTCGGCCGCCGGGGGCGTCTGCGTGCTGC is a window of Micromonospora sp. NBC_01699 DNA encoding:
- the lhgO gene encoding L-2-hydroxyglutarate oxidase — encoded protein: MSRYVVVGGGIVGLATAHRILLDRPDAEVTVLEKEQRLAAHQTGHNSGVIHAGVYYKPGSLKAELCRAGSRSMVDFCAEHDIPVQRCGKLIVATDEAELPRLRALHERALANRLPVRLLTPTQAAEYEPAVRCVGALRVESTGIVDFTEVCTALATLAGKAGARIRLGARVTGITTRRGGPAGAEELVLTSTAGEVVADVLVNCAGLHADRVARLAGVTPSARIVPFRGEYYELRPERRDLVRGLIYPVPDPQFPFLGVHLTRMIDGSVHAGPNAVLALAREGYSWGRINLPELADAVGYPGLWRLARKHFGYGLTEVRRSLSRRLFAASLARLVPELTERDLVPSAAGVRAQAIARDGSLVDDFLIVAQRRQVHVLNAPSPAATSSLEIAKHIVARLPE